The DNA segment CATGGTAGAGTTGTTGATGTTCTGACTTATTTCAAGATAGACGAGATAGCAGAATATTTACCAAAACTCCGGCTTGACTCATATAATTTAGAAAAATGGAAGAGGCTTATTGAGGTTTATGGAAACCATTGAAGAAGATAAAGCTTGTTACGCTTCACAGGCGCAGAGAAGTATACTAGACCTGTTGCTTTTTAACAACAAATGATAAAATTAGTATGTAAAGGTATTTTAAAATTAACTTAAAGTAAGGATAAAAATATGATGAATATTGAACGTATCTTTAAAAATGAACGTTTAATGCTAGCCATAACAGGCTTAAATGCCAAAGAATTTAATGCTTTATTGCCCATATTCTCTAAAATTTGGCAACAGAAAAAGATTGAACAGCATAACCTTAACTCTACAGGAAAACGGGCTCTTGGCGGAGGCAGAAAAGGATTCTTAAAAACCATCCCGGAAAAACTGCTTTTTATCCTTTTTTACTATAAATGTTATCCTACCTACGATGTTATGAGTTTCTTTTATGAATGTAATCGTTCCAATGCCTTTCACAGGCAAGAAGAATTAAGCAAAATATTAGAGTTAGCCTTAGGTAAAAAGCTGGTTCTGCCCAAGCGACAAATGAGAAACGTGGAGGATTTTTTTAAAGCGTTTCCAGAAGCCAGGGAAGTGTTCATTGACGGAACAGAAAGACCGATTCAGAGACCAAAAAACAAGGATAAACAGAAAAATAACTATTCCGGCAAAAAGAAACGCCATACCGTAAAGAACATTATTATTGCCGACAAGAATAAACGAATAGGATTTCTAGGCAAAACTTCCAATGGCAAGGAGCATGATTTCACTCTTTTAAAAGATCAGTCTCCACCTGATTATATTCCCAAAATAATCAAGAAGCATTTAGATTTAGGGTTTTTAGGATTCGATAAGCAGTTTCCCGGACATAAGATATCTATACCTAAAAGAAAGCCGAAAAACAAGAATTTATCTCAATTTGCCAAAAAACAAAACAAGAAAAAATCAAGCCTAAGAGTCTTAGTGGAGAATGCTTTGGCCGGAGTCAAGAGATTAAGAATAACTACTGATGTGTTCAGAAACAGGAAAGAAGGGTTTGACGATCAGGCAATGTTTGTCTCCTGTGGGCTCTGGAATTACCATCTATCTATGAGATAATAATTCCAGAATCTAGAGGATATCCTGTTTACTCTACGTTGTTATTAAGCAACAGGTCTAGTATTTACTCCTCTGTCAACTGTCATCCGTTAACTTTTAACTGTCAACTTCT comes from the Candidatus Schekmanbacteria bacterium genome and includes:
- a CDS encoding transposase family protein; the protein is MMNIERIFKNERLMLAITGLNAKEFNALLPIFSKIWQQKKIEQHNLNSTGKRALGGGRKGFLKTIPEKLLFILFYYKCYPTYDVMSFFYECNRSNAFHRQEELSKILELALGKKLVLPKRQMRNVEDFFKAFPEAREVFIDGTERPIQRPKNKDKQKNNYSGKKKRHTVKNIIIADKNKRIGFLGKTSNGKEHDFTLLKDQSPPDYIPKIIKKHLDLGFLGFDKQFPGHKISIPKRKPKNKNLSQFAKKQNKKKSSLRVLVENALAGVKRLRITTDVFRNRKEGFDDQAMFVSCGLWNYHLSMR